In Cervus elaphus chromosome 3, mCerEla1.1, whole genome shotgun sequence, the following proteins share a genomic window:
- the RASSF9 gene encoding ras association domain-containing protein 9 isoform X2: MDSEEKEIVVWVCQEEKIVCGLTKRTTSADVIQALLEEHETTFGEKRFLLGKPSDYCIIEKWRGSERVLPPLTRILKLWKAWGDEQPNMQFVLVKADAFLPVPLWRTAEAKLVQNTEKLWELSPANYMKTLPPDKQKRIVRKTFRKLAKIKQDTVSQERDSMETLVHLIISQDHTINQQVKRMKELDLEIEKCEAKFHLDRVENNGENYVQDAYMMPSFREVEQKLCLEYDERQILEDLRESDGIVQLEERLIYYRKLIDKLSAEIEKEVKSVFMEINEDAEGAAASELESSNLESVKCDLEKSMKAGLKIHSHLSGIQKEIKYSDSLLQMKAKEYELLAKEFNSLHISSADECELKETRGKESEVPTSNGVVSPFPQRIFNMYTNDTDSDTGISSNHSQDSETTAGDVVLLST, translated from the coding sequence ATGGATtcagaagagaaggaaattgTGGTTTGGGTTTGCCAAGAAGAGAAGATTGTCTGTGGGCTAACCAAACGCACCACCTCTGCTGACGTCATCCAGGCTTTGCTTGAGGAACACGAGACTACATTTGGGGAGAAACGATTTCTTCTGGGAAAGCCCAGTGATTACTGCATCATAGAAAAGTGGAGAGGCTCTGAACGGGTTCTTCCTCCCCTAACTAGAATCCTGAAGCTTTGGAAAGCATGGGGAGACGAGCAGCCTAATATGCAGTTTGTTTTGGttaaagcagatgcttttcttcCAGTTCCCTTGTGGCGGACAGCTGAAGCCAAATTAGtgcaaaatacagaaaaactgtGGGAGCTCAGCCCAGCAAATTACATGAAGACATTACCACcagataaacaaaaaagaattgtCAGGAAAACTTTCCGGAAGCTGGCTAAAATTAAGCAGGACACAGTTTCCCAAGAGCGAGATAGTATGGAGACATTAGTTCATCTGATTATTTCCCAGGATCACACTATTAATCAACAAGTCAAGAGAATGAAAGAGCTGGATCTGGAAATTGAAAAGTGTGAAGCTAAATTTCATCTTGATCGGGTAGAAAATAATGGTGAAAATTATGTCCAGGATGCATATATGATGCCCAGTTTCAGGGAAGTTGAGCAAAAACTATGCTTGGAATATGATGAAAGGCAGATTCTGGAGGACCTGAGAGAAAGTGATGGAATTGTACAGCTGGAGGAACGACTGATCTACTACAGAAAGCTCATTGATAAGCTCTCTGCCGAAAtagagaaagaagtaaaaagtGTTTTCATGGAGATAAATGAAGATGCAGAAGGGGCAGCTGCCAGTGAACTCGAAAGCTCTAATTTAGAGAGTGTTAAGTGTGATTTGGAGAAAAGCATGAAAGCTGGTTTGAAAATTCACTCTCACTTGAGTGGCATCCAGAAAGAGATTAAATACAGTGACTCATTGCTTCAGATGAAAGCTAAGGAATATGAGCTCCTCGCCAAGGAGTTCAATTCCCTTCATATCAGCAGTGCAGATGAATGCGAGCTGAAGGAAACCAGAGGAAAGGAATCCGAGGTGCCCACCAGCAATGGAGTGGTTTCTCCTTTTCCTCAAAGAATATTTAACATGTATACCAATGACACGGACTCAGACACTGGTATCAGCTCTAACCACAGTCAGGACTCAGAAACAACTGCCGGAGATGTGGTGCTGTTGTCAACGTAA
- the RASSF9 gene encoding ras association domain-containing protein 9 isoform X1 — MAPFGRNLLKTRHKNRSPTKEMDSEEKEIVVWVCQEEKIVCGLTKRTTSADVIQALLEEHETTFGEKRFLLGKPSDYCIIEKWRGSERVLPPLTRILKLWKAWGDEQPNMQFVLVKADAFLPVPLWRTAEAKLVQNTEKLWELSPANYMKTLPPDKQKRIVRKTFRKLAKIKQDTVSQERDSMETLVHLIISQDHTINQQVKRMKELDLEIEKCEAKFHLDRVENNGENYVQDAYMMPSFREVEQKLCLEYDERQILEDLRESDGIVQLEERLIYYRKLIDKLSAEIEKEVKSVFMEINEDAEGAAASELESSNLESVKCDLEKSMKAGLKIHSHLSGIQKEIKYSDSLLQMKAKEYELLAKEFNSLHISSADECELKETRGKESEVPTSNGVVSPFPQRIFNMYTNDTDSDTGISSNHSQDSETTAGDVVLLST, encoded by the exons ATGGCTCCCTTTGGAAGAAACTTGCTAAAGACTCGGCATAAAAACAG atcCCCAACTAAAGAAATGGATtcagaagagaaggaaattgTGGTTTGGGTTTGCCAAGAAGAGAAGATTGTCTGTGGGCTAACCAAACGCACCACCTCTGCTGACGTCATCCAGGCTTTGCTTGAGGAACACGAGACTACATTTGGGGAGAAACGATTTCTTCTGGGAAAGCCCAGTGATTACTGCATCATAGAAAAGTGGAGAGGCTCTGAACGGGTTCTTCCTCCCCTAACTAGAATCCTGAAGCTTTGGAAAGCATGGGGAGACGAGCAGCCTAATATGCAGTTTGTTTTGGttaaagcagatgcttttcttcCAGTTCCCTTGTGGCGGACAGCTGAAGCCAAATTAGtgcaaaatacagaaaaactgtGGGAGCTCAGCCCAGCAAATTACATGAAGACATTACCACcagataaacaaaaaagaattgtCAGGAAAACTTTCCGGAAGCTGGCTAAAATTAAGCAGGACACAGTTTCCCAAGAGCGAGATAGTATGGAGACATTAGTTCATCTGATTATTTCCCAGGATCACACTATTAATCAACAAGTCAAGAGAATGAAAGAGCTGGATCTGGAAATTGAAAAGTGTGAAGCTAAATTTCATCTTGATCGGGTAGAAAATAATGGTGAAAATTATGTCCAGGATGCATATATGATGCCCAGTTTCAGGGAAGTTGAGCAAAAACTATGCTTGGAATATGATGAAAGGCAGATTCTGGAGGACCTGAGAGAAAGTGATGGAATTGTACAGCTGGAGGAACGACTGATCTACTACAGAAAGCTCATTGATAAGCTCTCTGCCGAAAtagagaaagaagtaaaaagtGTTTTCATGGAGATAAATGAAGATGCAGAAGGGGCAGCTGCCAGTGAACTCGAAAGCTCTAATTTAGAGAGTGTTAAGTGTGATTTGGAGAAAAGCATGAAAGCTGGTTTGAAAATTCACTCTCACTTGAGTGGCATCCAGAAAGAGATTAAATACAGTGACTCATTGCTTCAGATGAAAGCTAAGGAATATGAGCTCCTCGCCAAGGAGTTCAATTCCCTTCATATCAGCAGTGCAGATGAATGCGAGCTGAAGGAAACCAGAGGAAAGGAATCCGAGGTGCCCACCAGCAATGGAGTGGTTTCTCCTTTTCCTCAAAGAATATTTAACATGTATACCAATGACACGGACTCAGACACTGGTATCAGCTCTAACCACAGTCAGGACTCAGAAACAACTGCCGGAGATGTGGTGCTGTTGTCAACGTAA